In Vitis vinifera cultivar Pinot Noir 40024 chromosome 11, ASM3070453v1, a genomic segment contains:
- the LOC100267870 gene encoding large ribosomal subunit protein eL31: protein MVEKTKGRKEEVVTREYTINLHKRLHGCTFKKKAPKAIKEIRKFAQKAMGTKDVRVDVKLNKHIWSRGIRSVPRRIRVRIARKRNDDEDAKEELYSLVTVAEIPAEGLKGLETKIIEEDD from the exons ATGGTGGAGAAGACAAAGGGAAGGAAGGAGGAAGTGGTTACCAGGGAGTACACCATTAACCTCCACAAGCGCTTACATGGATG CACATTCAAGAAGAAGGCTCCCAAGGCAATAAAGGAGATCAGGAAGTTTGCACAGAAGGCCATGGGAACAAAGGATGTGAGGGTGGATGTGAAGCTGAACAAGCACATTTGGAGCAGGGGAATTCGAAGTGTCCCAAGGAGGATTAGGGTTCGCATTGCTCGCAAGagaaatgatgatgaagatgccAAGGAAGAGCTCTACTCTCTTGTTACTGTTGCAGAAATTCCCGCAGAAGGGTTGAAGGGTTTGGAAACCAAGATCATTGAAGAAGATGATTGA